DNA from Kitasatospora herbaricolor:
GTTCAGGCTGGCGATCATCCTGGAGAACCTCCAGTCGCCCTTCAACGTGGGCTCGATCGTCCGTACGGCGTCCGCGATGGGCGCCGAGAAGCTGTACCTGACCGGCGACACGCCCTCGGTGCGCTCCGCCGGCGCGCAGAAGGCCGCGATGGGCACCGACCGGTACCTGAAGGCCGAGCACTTCGAGACGGTCGCCGAGGCCGTCGCGGCGGCCAAGGCCGACGGCTTCCTGGTGGTCGGCCTCGAACTGGCCGACGAGGCCGTCCCGTTGTTCGCGACGAAGCTCACCCCGGCGGCCGCGTTCGTGGTCGGCCACGAGGACCGCGGCGTCACCGCCGAGGCGCTGGCGCTGTGCGACACCGTCGCCTTCGTCCCGCAACTGGGCCGGGTCGGCTCGCTCAACGTCTCCTCGGCGACCTCGGTCGCCTGCTACGAGGCCCGCCGGCAGGGCTACGCGATCAGCGGTACGCCGGACGGCAGCGACGCCGGCGAGTTCGACCTGGAGCTGGACGAGACCGAATGAGATCCGCCGAGCGGCGGCCGGTCACGGCACCACGGTGACCGGCCAGCGCCCGGCCCTGACCAGCCGGAGGGCCACCGAGCCGACGATCCGGTGCCCGGCCTGCTCGGAGGCGCCGACCACCACCGCGTCCGCCTTCAGCTGGTCGGCGGCCTTCACCAGCCCCTGGTAGGGGTCACCGCGGAAGGTGTGGAACTGCCAGCGGACCTCGAAGACCCCGCGCAGCCGCTCCGCCGACGCCCGGATCTCCCGGATGAGCTCGCCGGCGACCTCCTCGGTGGTCTCGTTCACCGCCGCACCCAGCGCCGCCGCCCCGGCGTACACCGGCTGCACGTAGACGATGGCGAGCAGCGCGTTCTGCCGCCGGGCCAGCCCGGCCGCGTACGCGGCGGCGCGCGCGGCGGCCTCCGAGCCGTCCATCCCGACCATGATCACCTTGGGGCCGTCGGTGCCCCGCTCGAAGCCCTCGCCCGCCTGCTCCGGCTGCTCGGTCCGGCTCTCGTCGCTCACCTTCCGAGGCTAACGCCGACCGCCGGACGAGCCGGGCCCGGGGCTCGGGCGCCGACCTCAAGCACAGGAACGGGCGATACCGCCGCCCGGTGGGCCGGCCGCTCAGTCGACCAGCCAGGAGGTGCTCGGGCGGGTGGTGAGCGTGCCGGCGCCGCCGCCCAGGGCGGCGACCTGAGCCGGGTCCAGGGCCTGGTCCCACAGCATGATCCGGCCGATCGCGCCCGACCACGGGCTGCCCCAGCCGTCGTGCTGCCGGCTGCGGCCGAGCTGCAGCGGGCCCGGGGCGGGCCAGATCCCGGGGGCGGGAGCGGAGGCGGCGGGCCGGCCGTCCAGGTAGAGGGTGACGGTGTGCGGGCCCGCGTCGTAGGTGGCGGTGAGCAGCGCCCAGGTGCCGGCCGCGGCGGTGCCCTCGGCGACCACCTGGACGGTGGCGCCCTCGTCCGCGGCCCCCGGGCCGGGCTCGGCGGTACGGACCCGGAAGGACCAGGCCGGGCGGCCGGCCACGTCGGTGCGGCCCAGTTCGAAGGAGTACGCGGGACCGTCGCCCTGGCTGAGCACCGCCCGGGAGCCGGTGGTGGCATCGCTGCAGACCCAGGCCGAGACGGTGAAACCACGCCCTACGTCGACCGGCTGGTCCGCGGCCCGGGCGAAGGAGTCGGGGGTGCCGACCAGCCTGAGCACGTGCCCACCCGGCACCTCCCGCACGTGGGCGGCCGGAGCGAGCACGACCGTGCTCCGCCCGGAGTGGTCGGCGAGCAGCGCGGGCAACTCGGTGGCGGGGCCGTGCGTCCCGGGGCCGCCCGCGCCCTCCCCCGGCGCTGTGCCGCCCTGGCGGGCCGCCAGCAGACCGCCGCCGGCCGCGAGCAGGCAGAGCACGGCGGCGATCCCGCCGGTCCGCAGCCGGCGACGGCGGCGAAGGTCGGCGGCGTTGCGCTCGGCCAGCGCCGCCCAGTCCGGCTCGGCGGACGGCAGGGGCGGCGCGATCGGGGGCGGCGGGGTAGGCGGCGGCGGGGTAGGCGGCTGCGGGGTCGGCGGCTGGGCATCGCCTGGCGGCGCGTGCTCCTGCCGCGCCTGCCGGGGCACCTCGGGCCGCTGCGGGCCGGCGGCGGGCGGTGCCGGGGTGGTGGCCGCGTCCGGGTGTTCCGTACCGTCGGTCATGCCCGGATGCTAGCCATCACCGCTGCTCAGCGGCCTGCCCGAAGGGCGTGACCGCCACGCCGGTCGGCGCACGGCAAGGGTCGCGCGCCCCCATCGGGCGGGCCGGCCCGGGCCGGCCCGGACAGCTCAGCCCGCCGGCGGCCCCGGCTCACCCGTCGGCTCCCGCTCCCCCGCCGCCCGCGTGCCGTCCAGCGGTGGCGCCCCCCGGTCGGAGCGCAGCAGCTCCAGGTACCAGACGCGCGGCATCGGGCTGCCGCCCAGGCTGCGCACGGCCGGGCTGTCCCACTGGGCGTCCAGCAGCTGCCCGCCCGCCTCCGCGAAGCGGGCACCCAGGTCGGCGATGGCGACCCGGGACGCGCCCGGGCGGCGGTGGAACATCGAGTCCAGGCTGAGCACCGGGCCGACCCGCACCCCGAAGGCGCCGCCGATCAGCTCGCCGTCCTCCCACACCTCGACGCTGTGCGCGCTGCCCACCCGGTGCAGCTCGCACAGGCCCTCCTTCAGCGGGTCGGTCAGCCAGCGCGGCACCCGGCCGGCCCGGCACTCGTCCACCACCCGGTCGAAGGCCACGTCCACGGTCGTCGACCAGCGGAGCCGGTTGCGCAGGGTGCGGCCCAGCCGGCGTCCGATCCGGGCCGCGGCCGGCGCGATCACCGGCCGCGGGTCCGGCGACCACCAGGCGACCTCGTACGGCACCTCGTCACCGCCCGCCCCGCCCGCCCCGACCACCGGGATGTCCCCGGTGGCCACCAGGTCCTCGAAGCGCGCCTCGCTGAGGTAGCGGGCGTACTCGTCCTCGGCGGGCATCGGGTAGGCGCCTGCCCGGTAGCCCGCCAGCAGGCCCGCCGGGCTCAGGTCGGCGCAGAACGCCGCCGGGGCGTCCGCGGGCACGACGCTGAGGTCGACCGAGTTCCACGTCCCGTGCCGCACCACCATCGGCCCGCCCCCGCCGTCAGGACGCCGTCCGCGGCGGCTCCAGGAAGCCGGCGGCCAGCAGATCGTCGAGGTAGAGGTCCAGCAGGACGTCGTCCACCGGGGGGAATTCGATCCCGCCGTCCCGCAGGGCCCGCTCGGCCCTGGTCCGGGGGAACAGCGGCAGCGTCGGCCGGAAGTACATCTCGCTGATGGACAGGTCGGCGCCGCTGCAACGGTCCACGAACAGCGGGACGAACGGTGTCATCGGGTGGTTCGGGTGCCCGGCCGCGAACCGCACCAGCCGGTGCACCCACGCCGGGTACGGGAGCAGCTCGACCGGGTAGCCGCGGGACCGCAGCCGGTCGGCGAGCTCCCCCAGCACCGCGTGGCGCGGATTGGTGAGGTGGTAGACCTCCCCGGCGGCCGGCAGGTGCGCGGCGATGTGGGCCACGGCCCGGCTGAACCGGTCCGCGGGGACGAAGTCCAGCCACAGTTCGACGTCCGGGCAGACCCCGCTCTCCGCGATGAACTTGATCATCGCGCAGACCTCCGTGCCGGTGTTCATCGCGCCGGTCACCAAGTCCCCCGTGACGTCGTCGGCGCGGTGCACCGCCACCGGCAGGCCCGCCGCCGCCGCGTTGTGCAGCAGTTGCTCCGCCACCCACTTGCTCTCCACGTACCCGACCGACAGCAGCTCCGGATGGCCCAGCGGCATGTCCTCGGTGACCTCCTGGACGCCGGCCGGGCCGAAGCCCGCCAGCACGGCCATGCTCGACACGTAGTGCACCGGGATCGCCCGGGCGTGGCCCGCCAGCCGCAGCACCTCCCGGGTGCCGCCGACGTTGGCCGCCCGCAGGTCCTGGTACGGGTAGATGAAGTTGACCTGCCCGCCGCAGTGGTGGATCACGTCCACCCGCGCCGCCAGCTCCTCGAACCGCTCCTCGGACAGGCCCAGCCTCGGCCGGGTGAGGTCCCCGACCAGCGGGACGATCCGGTCGGTGACCGGCTCGCGCCGCAGGAAGCGCCGCTGGGCCGCCCGGATCCGCTCCAGGCCCTGCTCCTCGTCCGCGGCCCGGACCAGGCAGTGGATCCTGGCGCCGGTGGTCTCCAGCAGGGTGTCCAGCAGGTGCGAGCCGCAGAACCCGGTGGCGCCGGTCAGCAGGATCTCGGCCGGGTCCCGCCAGCGCGGCTCCGGCCCGAGCCCCCGGCGGACCGGCACGTCCAGGGCCGCCTCGGCGACGAAGTCCACCGGCTGGGAGGCCTCACCGGGGGTGCCCGTCCGGGCCGACCTGGTCACCTCGGCGAAGGCCCGCAGCGTCGGGTGGTGCAGCAGCGACCTGGTCAGGAAGCGGATCTGGGTGACCCCGATCCCGAACAGGATCCGGGCCCGCGCCAGCATCTCCATGGCGATCAGCGAGTTGCCGCCGAGCGCGAAGAAGTCGTCGTCCGGGCCGACCCGCTCGACGCCCAGCAGCTCGCACCAGAGGTGCGCCAGCCCGGCCTCGACCGCCGTCCCGCTGCCGGTGTGGGCCGACTCCGGACGCGACGGGCGCACCAGGTCCTTGCCGTCCGGCTCGGTGGGGATCCGGTCGACGTGCACGAACGCGGCCGGGACCATGTGCTCCGGCAGCCGCGCGGACAGGTAGGCCCGCACCCCCCGGTGGAAGGTGTCCGCCCTGGCCGGGCTGTGCAGGGTGAAGTACGCCGTCAGCACCCGCCCGCCCTCGGGCCGGCCCACCGCCACCACCCTGGCCTGGCCGACCGCCGGGTGCGAGGCCAGCGCCGACTCGACCTCGCCCGGGTCGACCCGGAAGCCGAGCACCTTCACCTGCAGGTCGGTCCGCCCGAAGAGCTCCAGGCGCCCGTCCGGCCGCAGGCGCCCGGTGTCCCCCGTGCGGTACATCCGGGCGCCCGGGTCGTCCGTGAACGGGTCCGGCAGGAACAGCTCGGCGGTCAGCTCGGGCCGCCGCCAGTAGCCGCGCGCCAGCACCCCTCCGCCGATGAAGACCTCACCCCGCTCACCGGGCGCCACCGGGCGCAGGGTCTCGTCCAGCACGTACACCTCGGTACCCGGCAGCGGCGTCCCGATCGGGACGGGCGCGGGCTCCGGGGCGAGCAGGTCCTCGGTGATCTCGCACAGCGTGGAGGTGATCACCGTCTCGGTCAGGCCGTAGGCGTTGACCAGCCGGGTGCCGGGCAGCAGCCGCAGCGAGGCCCGGCAGTCGTCGGCCCGCAGGCTGTCCCCGCCGACCACCAGCAGCCGCAGACCCCCCTCGCGCGGGCCGCCGTGCTCGGCCATCCGCAGGAACTGGTGCCAGTACGCGGGCGTCAGGTCCGCCACCGTGACGCCGAGCTCGGGCAGCCGGGCGAGCAGCTCGGTGGGGGCCCAGGTCCGACGGCCGCCGAGCACCAGGGTGGCGCCGAAGAGCAGCGGGGTGAAGATCTGCTCCACCGAGGTGTCGAACCCCAGGGCCGCCAACTGCAGCACCCGGTCGTCCGGGGTCAGTCCGTACGCGGCGCCGACCCTGGTCAGCGACTGCGCCAGCGCACCGTGCCCGACCAGCACCCCCTTGGGCGCACCGGTCGTGCCGGAGGTGTACATCAGATAGGCCAGGTCACCGGGTGCCGCCACGTCGACCGGCCCCGGGCCGGGCAGCGGCGCCCGGTGCTCCTCGGCCAGCAGCGGGGTGAGGCTGTAGTTCCGGAACCGCCAGGCCTGGTCGGCGCTGGTCACCACGAAGCGGGCCCGGGCGTCCTCGATCAGCTGGCGCAGCCGGCGGTCCGGGTGCGCCGGGTCGAGCGACAGGAACGCCCCGCCGGCCTTCAGCGCGGCCAGCAGCGCGGACACCATGTCGATGCCGCGCTCCAGGCAGACCGGGACGACCGTCCCGGCCCGCACCCCCAGCTCGCGCAGCCGCAGGGCCAGCCGGTCGCTGCGGGCGTCCAGCTCGCCGTACCGGATCTCGCCGTCCTCGGCGACCACCGCGACGCCGTCCGGGTTGCGCGCGGCCGTCCGCCGGAACAGCTCGGACACCCCGGCCGCCGGATCGCCGACGAGCGGGCCCCGCGCGGCGGCCGCCGGCCCTACCGGGCCGCCGGACCCGTTCAGCACCCGCGACCCGGGCCGCCGGGCCCCCGCCCGCCCGGAGCCGGGCGGAAGCGCGTCCGCCCACCGGCCGCGCACCTCGGCGCGGCAGGCGGCGAGCGGCGCGGGCCCGTACACCCTGCGCCAACCGGCCGGGACCGTTAAGTGACCCGGCCAGATCGTGTACTGGCCGCCACCGCCGAGCAGAACGGCATTGAGCCCGGAATTGTGCGGCCGGGAAAGCTTGGACGTGTCCACAGGCTCAGACCTCGACATGTGTACGAGGGAATACTGACAGTGCATGGCCCGCCGTCAGCAGCGGCCCACTTCCTCGACTATATCCAGCAATGGTGAGTTGTGTATCCTAAGTGAGCCCGACAAGTGACCGACCTTCCATGCATCGATCTTCCCGCGGACCAGCTCCGCACAGGGGGGAGAATGCGTTGACAGCTCGCCGACAGCGCCTGATGGCCTGTTACTTCGCGTGGATGATACTTCTCACCGTCATCTATTACCTGTTCCCGGAAAAGCGCATCATCTGGTGGACGGGAATCGGACTCAGCGGAGTCGCCGCCATCATCACCGGGGCCCGGATCAACCGCCCCGCACACGCGCTCCCTTGGTATTTCCTGGCCGCCGCCAATTTCAGTTTCACGGCGGGCGAGGTCGTCCAGGTCATCCAGACCGATTACCTCCACCAGACGAATTTCCCGTCCATCGCCGACGGCGCGTACCTCGCGGAGTTCCTGCTCTACGCGGCGGGCGTCCTCGGATTCATCCGGTGGCGGACGGCGCATCAGGACCGCGGCAGCCTCATCGACGCACTGACCCTGACGGTCGGCCTGGCCCTGCTCTCCTGGATCTACCTGATCCTCCCCTACGCCCGCGACCCCGAGCTGACCTGGGTGCAGAAGGCCATCTCGATCGCCTACCCGCTCGGCGACGTGCTGGTGCTGGCCATGCTGCTACGCCTGCTCGTCCCCAGAGGCGGCAAGAGCCGCTCGCTCCAGCTGCTGACCGCCGGCACCATCGGCATCCTGGTCTCCGACGTTCTCTACGGGCTCATCCAGCTGCACGGCACCTGGAGCATCGGCACCCCGGTCGACCTGGGCTGGGCCGCCTTCTACGCGCTCTGGGGCGCCGCCGCCCTGCACCCCTCGATGGTCGAACTCACCGAGCCGATCCCGGTCCAGCCCACCCACATCACCCGCGGCCGGATCGCCCTGCTCGCCTTCGCCTCGCTGATCGCCCCCGCCGTCCTGCTGTTCGAGGTGGCCCACGGGGACTCCAGCCACGCCGGGGTGATCGCGGCCTTCTCGGCCGTCCTCTTCCTGCT
Protein-coding regions in this window:
- a CDS encoding leucyl/phenylalanyl-tRNA--protein transferase translates to MVVRHGTWNSVDLSVVPADAPAAFCADLSPAGLLAGYRAGAYPMPAEDEYARYLSEARFEDLVATGDIPVVGAGGAGGDEVPYEVAWWSPDPRPVIAPAAARIGRRLGRTLRNRLRWSTTVDVAFDRVVDECRAGRVPRWLTDPLKEGLCELHRVGSAHSVEVWEDGELIGGAFGVRVGPVLSLDSMFHRRPGASRVAIADLGARFAEAGGQLLDAQWDSPAVRSLGGSPMPRVWYLELLRSDRGAPPLDGTRAAGEREPTGEPGPPAG
- a CDS encoding non-ribosomal peptide synthetase; the protein is MSELFRRTAARNPDGVAVVAEDGEIRYGELDARSDRLALRLRELGVRAGTVVPVCLERGIDMVSALLAALKAGGAFLSLDPAHPDRRLRQLIEDARARFVVTSADQAWRFRNYSLTPLLAEEHRAPLPGPGPVDVAAPGDLAYLMYTSGTTGAPKGVLVGHGALAQSLTRVGAAYGLTPDDRVLQLAALGFDTSVEQIFTPLLFGATLVLGGRRTWAPTELLARLPELGVTVADLTPAYWHQFLRMAEHGGPREGGLRLLVVGGDSLRADDCRASLRLLPGTRLVNAYGLTETVITSTLCEITEDLLAPEPAPVPIGTPLPGTEVYVLDETLRPVAPGERGEVFIGGGVLARGYWRRPELTAELFLPDPFTDDPGARMYRTGDTGRLRPDGRLELFGRTDLQVKVLGFRVDPGEVESALASHPAVGQARVVAVGRPEGGRVLTAYFTLHSPARADTFHRGVRAYLSARLPEHMVPAAFVHVDRIPTEPDGKDLVRPSRPESAHTGSGTAVEAGLAHLWCELLGVERVGPDDDFFALGGNSLIAMEMLARARILFGIGVTQIRFLTRSLLHHPTLRAFAEVTRSARTGTPGEASQPVDFVAEAALDVPVRRGLGPEPRWRDPAEILLTGATGFCGSHLLDTLLETTGARIHCLVRAADEEQGLERIRAAQRRFLRREPVTDRIVPLVGDLTRPRLGLSEERFEELAARVDVIHHCGGQVNFIYPYQDLRAANVGGTREVLRLAGHARAIPVHYVSSMAVLAGFGPAGVQEVTEDMPLGHPELLSVGYVESKWVAEQLLHNAAAAGLPVAVHRADDVTGDLVTGAMNTGTEVCAMIKFIAESGVCPDVELWLDFVPADRFSRAVAHIAAHLPAAGEVYHLTNPRHAVLGELADRLRSRGYPVELLPYPAWVHRLVRFAAGHPNHPMTPFVPLFVDRCSGADLSISEMYFRPTLPLFPRTRAERALRDGGIEFPPVDDVLLDLYLDDLLAAGFLEPPRTAS
- a CDS encoding LamG domain-containing protein, translating into MTDGTEHPDAATTPAPPAAGPQRPEVPRQARQEHAPPGDAQPPTPQPPTPPPPTPPPPIAPPLPSAEPDWAALAERNAADLRRRRRLRTGGIAAVLCLLAAGGGLLAARQGGTAPGEGAGGPGTHGPATELPALLADHSGRSTVVLAPAAHVREVPGGHVLRLVGTPDSFARAADQPVDVGRGFTVSAWVCSDATTGSRAVLSQGDGPAYSFELGRTDVAGRPAWSFRVRTAEPGPGAADEGATVQVVAEGTAAAGTWALLTATYDAGPHTVTLYLDGRPAASAPAPGIWPAPGPLQLGRSRQHDGWGSPWSGAIGRIMLWDQALDPAQVAALGGGAGTLTTRPSTSWLVD
- a CDS encoding universal stress protein, whose product is MVGMDGSEAAARAAAYAAGLARRQNALLAIVYVQPVYAGAAALGAAVNETTEEVAGELIREIRASAERLRGVFEVRWQFHTFRGDPYQGLVKAADQLKADAVVVGASEQAGHRIVGSVALRLVRAGRWPVTVVP
- a CDS encoding TrmH family RNA methyltransferase, translating into MKQLRGTDLKRLHRQWRRSNEFRLAIILENLQSPFNVGSIVRTASAMGAEKLYLTGDTPSVRSAGAQKAAMGTDRYLKAEHFETVAEAVAAAKADGFLVVGLELADEAVPLFATKLTPAAAFVVGHEDRGVTAEALALCDTVAFVPQLGRVGSLNVSSATSVACYEARRQGYAISGTPDGSDAGEFDLELDETE